GACTTACACGGACATGGCCAATGACCTTCTTATGTTTGTTTATATCGAAACAGACAGTGTTGTTCTGGCCCGAAAGCCGTAGTCAACCCTGCATAGCTTGTTCGACTTTTATGCGTTATATCTGACATAAGAACTGAATTTTCTTATCAGCGCACTGCTCTATATTTCAGACCGCGATGGTGGACCTACATCACTTTCTACCAACGTCGATGAGCAAATGGGCGTACAAAAAAGACCTGGATGTTTCTCACATTGATGGGAATGCATCGACGGAAGCCAAGAGATTTGGGCTTGCAATTCTTCACCTATTCATTGGCACAAAAAGTACTTCCTTTGGCGCAGATATTGGTCAATACATGAACTGGACAGAAATGAATATCCACAAACAAGGTCAATACACCTTCGCAGAAACTGTATTCGAGGTCACTGTTTATCAAGGTATCGCCTTAATCCATTGATATGCATACTTGGGATGTGCACGAATTGGCTAATTTATCAAACCTTATAGATATGTGCAATATTCACAGAATTTTACATGGAGCTTGCGCGGCATATATAGTAGATCTGTACGTATCAACCTTTGGAACTGTAACATTTCACAAGTTACCTACAATATCAAGGTGCACGAATGCGTCACTTGTATCTCTTGGAACGGCCGAGGGTTTTGACGGTACTGGAGTTTCTCAATTCATGAACCTCGTCTGGCACCATCCTATTCATCTGTAAGTAAACGTTCTTTGATCTCAAATTTTACGTGATTGATTAGCTTAATTCGCAGAGGTAAAAAAATTAAGGTTGTCTCTACATCAGTGTCCGGGAAAGGCAGGCTAAGAACGATGCGGTGTGAGGTGAGTAGAGTGGCCCGGAAATTTTCCTCGGTACTTGAATAGATAATATGATTTTTCTTTAGCTTTGGACTGATGGCCAGATTTGTGTATCCGCCGTCCATTCCACTGTCAATGTGGCCATCGTGAACGCCAAACTCTGAGCGACAATATTTTGAAGCCGAAGTCTTCTAAATCCCTAACAATCATCTCGGCGGCTTGGCCTGTAGTATATTCTACAATGATACCCATCCATCTAAGCTATACCATCATTTTTGCCTCGTAGGGTAACATTTGGACAAGTTATACCGAATCAAAAACAATGTATCCATATCTGCCCAGTGAAGTTGGGAGGCAATTCCATCGTCATTTCTTGAGTAACGGCTATGTGTGGCCCAGGCAGGGAGTGGTCGTCCACTAATAAACATGGCTGGGTATGTTGTGATGTACGTCTGGTGTATTCATCTAACTTGAAGGAAGAGACTGTAGATAAGTGCGAAGTTTGTCCAATGCTTTGTAGCGATGCGAGATCTTGTTTTTCTCATCTGAAGGCATCTCAGCGTAGCTTGGAGAATTTTGTGTTAGATATAATAAATATTGACATCAAGGTACTCACGTTTGCCCAGTTCCCAAAGGCTCGAAGATCGCGTCCCAGCCAAAGACTTTAGGACCCCGTGCAGGTACGATATTGCCCTCTGTACGACCCTCAAATATGATAGGTTCTGTTCCTGTAAATATTCAGATATAGACGCGTCCAAAGCCTCGATACACTTGTGGAACTTACCTGGACCTGCTGAGTAGGCAAACGTACACACTGCTTCAGCAGCTTTCGTGGGAAATCCAACTAGCAACGCGTTCAGTCCCTCGTGTCCCAGTTCGGCCATAAAATGCTTTATGTAGGGCCCCGGTAGCCCTTTGAGTGCGACATAGCAGAGTGCAGTATCTTCCGTAATGCATGGTCCACCGATCTGAGAGTAGATGTCATAAGCCCAGTCAAAAATGGGATAGACGCGTCGAGAATGCTTACCATCTCGGCAGCTCTTCTGCACTTATCACTTGCGACTTCGATAGTGGTTCCCTGGATTTCAGGGACTGTGAACGTTCCATGTGAGAATTTGCATTCAGGGAAGCAATTATACGTGCTTACTTTCAAGACTCTGAGAATCGATCTCTATGGGATGTCCTCCTTCTGAAAGGATCTGCTTGACCTCCCTCAATTTGTTTGCATTGCCAGTGACGAATACTGAGAAAGATTGATTGAGCACATTGTTACTAGAAGGAAAAGCAACTTGAGTCATACCCAGACGTTTTGTTGATGCCATTGATTGAAGAAAGGGTGAATTAAGAGAGAAAAACGCAACTGTGAGGATTGGTTTGCTAGAGTTTTGAGCGATTAAAAGCAGCCCGGGTCCTTTAACTCATTACTTATCTTTGACAAAAAGATCGGCGAAGTCGGCAAGATCCGTCATTAAGCAGTGACTCGGTCGCGCGACGCGCAGCAGCCCATAATTGCATTACAAACCACAACGAACGCATATCCTCACAATTCACCGTTTCAAACGGAAATCCGTCGAAGATTAttatcaataaatgtgactCAGTGAAAAATCTAGATTTACAGCTGAATCGTCAGACTAAAACTGTTGAAGGATTATGGCCATCGTTGAAAGGTCGCGACCAGAAAGTTGAATGCGCAAATGCCGTTTTATTCATGAGCCACATCGAATGAAGAAGACACTAAATCAGACTTCTTCCGAATTCCGTCTGCCCATGCTATCGCATCCTTCCTCCCCTTCTCAACGTCAATAAAGAACCAAATGACCAATGATGCGGCGAAGCACAGTgcgaagaggaaggggaagCCCATCCAATTGCTCCCTGATTTATCAATAATGGCTTGAATAACGTTTGGTCCTATCATTGAGGATGCACGGTTGGAGAGACCAAATAGTCCGAAAAACTGGAATATTAGTTAGGTAGATAGTTGGATACTGAAGAATTGCTTTGGACCTACCATGTTGTCGAACCCAGGTGGGGTCAGTTCAGCCATCATTGTCTGAGCGAAGGCGTAGTACGGTGCTTGGAAAAGGCCAAAGACGACATTATACGCCCTGGAGCAAGGTTTTCAGGGGAGGAAGGGTGAGGGAAATGGGGGCACGCTCACCAAAATTCCCAGGCGTTGTGGAAACTAGAAGTCGTTCTTAGTCTTCATGTATGTCATACCATCTATTCGTCTTACCCAATTTTTCCAGTCCAGATACCAAGCATCCCCCAAAATGGAATGAAAATTGTGACGACATTAGTTACCACAAACTGATACGTGAAATTCGTTAGTTTCTATCAGAAGCAGTGCGGTACAAAAAACATACCATCTTTTTGGTACTGACTTTAAAGTACCGTTGAAAGTACCAGAAACCGAGAGTACTCATAGTAGACGTGATTGCCTGAGCAAGACCCAAATACGTATTTTGGAGGAAGCTGAATGAGAATTTGTCGTTCTGACATATGGAAACCAAGGTGCCAGTGGTATTCAGACCCTGATATGGAAGACAAACGGCTATGAATTAGCGCAAAACCTGAAGTTATACTTGTCCCTTACATCTGCCAAAAGGAAAAAAGCGAATAGGTATATGAAGGTATATGGTAGCTGTTTATACTGTTTACTGGCTGCCCAAAGCTATTGTATAGGTTCAGTAATAGGTATGTAGGCAAGCGAAAAGACAAACCTGTTTCCATCCTATAGTGATATATCGCTCTCCTTTAGGAAGGGGTGGTCCAGGACGAGGTTCTTGGAAGATGACTAAACAAGAATGTAAGTAACAAATTGTCAGATGATATCGGGCACATACACCACCAAATACCCGTTATTACCCAGTAAGAATTGACTCTGGAAGGCAGTCAAGTCAGGATTTGATATCGTTCTCCAAAGGGGAAGGTGTTTACAGAACAAGGGTGTAATTGTTGGCTTTTGGGTTGCTTGCTAATGGCAGAAGTATAGTCAAGTTTAGACATAAAGTAGCAATGTAGCCAATGTTGCTGTGGGCCTATCGAGAGATGAAAGAATGTCAATAAAATGTCAATAAAAAAGATATTGTTACTCACTGTGGAAATATTACTGATTCGATTCTTCTCCATACTTTCCTCCACCTCGTATTCTTCCTTAGTGATCTCACCGGAGTCGCATTTAGCTAGCAATGTGCGTGTGTGGCTTGTGTTGCGAGCAAGACGAGGGAATATTGCAGCATAAAACACTAGCGTGGCACCGTATGAGATAAAACCAATCATGTATAAAGCCATCGCGAGTGGCCAACTTGAAGGCGCTGTTGGTTCGCAGTTGTAAGTAGACTGAACGACTGATACAAGAATTTAGATGTACTTGTCAAGCTCATTTCAGCATATTGCGATGCCCAGCAGATAACTGTGACGACGAAAAGTAACCAACGTCCGAAGGTACCATAATCTGCAGCAGAGCCTATGGTCGTAAATATCATGGTCATGATCTACGGCACTTAGTTAGTATCGAAAGTTATCAATGAAAATTGCCACGTACAGCAAAACAAATACCGTTTGCGATAAGAACGATGCTGGAAACCGATTTAGTTCCTCCTGCCCAAGGAAGAACACAGTTCCCTGAAGATCCGTCTGCATTACACGAAGACCCAGGCCCTCTGGCAGGGTCATAGCCTGCACTGAATGCTAAAGACTGGAATAGAGTCATGGAGAACCCTAATGGTCCGACTCCCTAATGAACGAACATCAATTTCTTTGACTTGATGAACAGAGCTGGACAAACGTACATTATCGCCATTGTAGTATACTTAGGATATAGCAGAATGTTTAGCAGAATCATAGCTCGAGAGGCAGATAGACCTTACAGTAATAGCTCCACAACTCTTTTCTTGTAACGATAGGTTCATCCTTCGTTATTGAAGAAACAAACATCGGCCCATCGTTGTCCATAGAGTTTGATATTAGCTCAGAGCTGCCAGATCCTCGCTCCATTTGGGTCTTCTCGTCTGCGGTGCCACTGTCGTTGTGGGAAACCTCCTCCGTCGGAAGCGTTGGCAGAGACATTGCACGATGAAGGGGTCGTGAAAGAAGCCTTACGTTCCCCCGGGAAGTCTGATATATATACGTCCTGGTGAGCACTAAGGCATATACACGATAGGAGAAATGGGAACGAACGCGATGGAAGTAACGTCCCGCCCATAATAGAACATCCAGCCGACCAATAGATTACAGAAGCCTATCTGTGCCGCACGTCGTGTGATATGCGCAAAATGAGAAGGCGTTGAGGTGCCATGCGTGTCCAACAGGACTCCATGAATTGGTGTATGCTAAATTTACACGCGAATGTTGGTCCTGCGATACTCTGGATGGGGATTGAAAGGAATTGGCGCTACTTGGAAGTCATTAGGATCGGGGATATGACTAAGTTTGAATGACTGGGTAATAGCGTTGGTTATCGAAGGGTTGAAGACCTCGATTGAGGCGTAGTGACTGCAACAAATGAGGCATCATCGGGCCGGTTTACCGAACCACACCCTTTCTGGGATGGCAGCTGGCAGCAGTGGGAGTCTTTCTCTTCCCTCAGTGAACCACATACGGATGAAGCCTTCAAGCAACTCCAATGCTCTAGCACCACTGGCGCCTTAAAAATGCATGCCACTCATAATTGATGGTATTCTGTCTATTCTTGTCCAATATCGCACTCTATCAGTTGACGGTTTTCCTCGAAAATGTTGTTGTTCTTTTGCGCCGGACTACAGGAAACGAAAGTCATTAAGAGATGTTCACGGTCACGGGAAGAAACATGGCCTTCTGAAGACAGTCTTATCGCTGCATGGCCTTCTCTACAATCCACTCTTGTTACTGGAGTAAGCCTCAGGTGGGGTAGGTAGCAAAGCGCAAACCCCCAAGTTGAGAACTTGGGTTTTTACACCAGGTACGTTCACCAATGAATTGAACTGTGCTCACAAAGTAAATCATAGACGTTTGATACAGAATTAGGATGATAAAACCAACCTCCTTCCGGCTACTGCTCTTGGTCGCAATATTCTTCTCGCCTGTATTTGCAGGCCTGAATGTTTTAACGTCTTATCCACCAGGAGACGTCTTCAGCTTCAGTAATCAACCACATAATCAGTATCTTGCTGAATCCCAAATTGCATTTTCAACACTCATCGACCCTCCGCTGCCTGAAGATTTCACATCGAATCTTGAACCCGCAACAAGTTTGTGGTTAGATGGTCTGATCACTGTTGAGTCTCTTAAACGGAAATTCAATCTCTATTCTACTGTGGACGACGTATGGAATCCCAACTTCGCCCAAAATCTCTTCATATCTGTTCACAGCCAAACCCGACGGACAGTAGAATTGGTGCCGGAGGTGTATGATTGGTTGAAATCACAAGGAGTTTCGCGAATTTTCCTTCCAAAATCGATTAAACGACCGTCGCGGGATGTCATTTCATCCCACACAATTTCCGAAACAATTTTTCCAGGTCCCTTTGTTCTCTCGGCACATGAGCAATCTTCTTCGGAAGTGCTGCTTCACAATGTGTACAAGTTGTACCTGGATGAATATGAAGCCTTTCTGTTTGGTGCAATACCTGACCTTGCGGGAGGCGGATGGATTCTTACTAATATCACCAGTAACCTTCTTTCAGACGACGGTGTCTCAAATACGCAGCTCATCCCTGTTCCTTCACGGGTGAGAATGGTGGACTCTAAAAGTCCTCTTGCTGGTACCCGCTTCGGGTTGAAAGACATATTTGATGCGCAAGGATTGCCTACAGCGGCTGGGTCAATAGCATACGCACAAACACACCCCATTCCAAACGAAACTGCACCATCTATCACCAAGCTTCTGGCGCTCGGCGCGACGATGGTCGGCAAAACGCGAACATCGCAATTCGCGCATGGCGCAAATCCATGGGAATTTGTTGACGTGCCATATTCATGGAATCCACGCGGGGACGGGCATTTGACTGCGTCTGCTTCAAGCTCGGGCAGCGCATGCGCCATCGCCGGCTATAACTGGTTAGAGTTCACTGTCGGGAGCGATACAAGAGGGAGTGTCAGGAAACCAGCCGCGCTCACGGGCGTGTATGGCATCCGACCGTCTCATGGAAGCCTAGATCTATCAGGAGTAGTACCTCTTTCAGAAGAAATGGATACGGCTGGCTTTTTTGCACGTCATCCACTCATATTTTACGAGATCGCAACTCGGTGGTACGGTGTTCCCCTTACTACTTATATAATAATTGTATTGACTCAAGGATACAGGTATGTGGATTCACCGGTGGCGAGTAATCAAGCTATTTCACGCTTTCCTTCGAAGTTGTTATATCCGATAGATCATTACCCTGTTAAAAGCAAAAGCGGTCAAATTCTGGTAGACGGTTTTATTTCGACCTTGACCCGGCTCCTCGGCATCAATGTAATGCCTGTCAACTTTACGGAAGTCCTAATACCATACTTTCCTAATGGCAGTTTTCCTGCCTTCCAGCAGGCATCGAATAAATTGGCCGAATACCGATCCTGGGTGGATGTTGGTAGCCCAACGACACAAGAATTTTTGTTGCGATTTGGGAGCTTGCCTGTCTTTGACCCTATCCCGCAGAAAATGTTCGCCCGTGCTAAGCAAATCACAGCGGACGACTTTGCCAAGGCCGTGGCGCTCAAGCGCGCGTTCAGCGACGCTCTTGCAAAAGACATTTTCAAGTATGACGAGGAGTCGTGTTCGGACTCGATATTTATGTACGACGCGGCTACAGGTGGAGTTCCATCTTACCGTGTTGAAGATTTCAATCACCTTGCCGGGGCGACGCCGTTCTTACTGACTGCAGCTGGCGGTGACAACCCGGCCTCTGCTGCGTCTGATTTCTTCAACTTTCTTGCCTCGATGGGCGAATTACCTGAAGTGACCGTGCCCATCGGCCAGGTGGATTATTTTAGCCCTTTAAGCAGGACGTGGGAGCCCATCCCTATTGCAGTACAGTTGGTATCGCGCAAGGGCTGTGATAAGATGCTTTTGGAACTTGTTCGACAACTGGCTGAGGCGGGGGTGGTGCGGCCTGTACAGGTGGGGCGATCAATTTTCTGATGGGGGATCTTTGTGTGGTAGACACATATGTATGGATGGGAATGCACTGGAGAGTTTGATAATTATATCACGCACACGCCAAGGCACGAGCGCTATCAAAGGTATCTTTAGCCGTTGTGTGTATTCTCCTATTTATATGACCTTTGTTTATCAAGCAAAGAATCGGACTCGTGTGTTCTT
The sequence above is a segment of the Psilocybe cubensis strain MGC-MH-2018 chromosome 4, whole genome shotgun sequence genome. Coding sequences within it:
- a CDS encoding Scytalone dehydratase-like protein Arp1, translated to MIKPTSFRLLLLVAIFFSPVFAGLNVLTSYPPGDVFSFSNQPHNQYLAESQIAFSTLIDPPLPEDFTSNLEPATSLWLDGLITVESLKRKFNLYSTVDDVWNPNFAQNLFISVHSQTRRTVELVPEVYDWLKSQGVSRIFLPKSIKRPSRDVISSHTISETIFPGPFVLSAHEQSSSEVLLHNVYKLYLDEYEAFLFGAIPDLAGGGWILTNITSNLLSDDGVSNTQLIPVPSRVRMVDSKSPLAGTRFGLKDIFDAQGLPTAAGSIAYAQTHPIPNETAPSITKLLALGATMVGKTRTSQFAHGANPWEFVDVPYSWNPRGDGHLTASASSSGSACAIAGYNWLEFTVGSDTRGSVRKPAALTGVYGIRPSHGSLDLSGVVPLSEEMDTAGFFARHPLIFYEIATRWYGVPLTTYIIIVLTQGYRYVDSPVASNQAISRFPSKLLYPIDHYPVKSKSGQILVDGFISTLTRLLGINVMPVNFTEVLIPYFPNGSFPAFQQASNKLAEYRSWVDVGSPTTQEFLLRFGSLPVFDPIPQKMFARAKQITADDFAKAVALKRAFSDALAKDIFKYDEESCSDSIFMYDAATGGVPSYRVEDFNHLAGATPFLLTAAGGDNPASAASDFFNFLASMGELPEVTVPIGQVDYFSPLSRTWEPIPIAVQLVSRKGCDKMLLELVRQLAEAGVVRPVQVGRSIF
- a CDS encoding Inosine triphosphate pyrophosphatase, with amino-acid sequence MASTKRLVFVTGNANKLREVKQILSEGGHPIEIDSQSLEIPEIQGTTIEVASDKCRRAAEMIGGPCITEDTALCYVALKGLPGPYIKHFMAELGHEGLNALLVGFPTKAAEAVCTFAYSAGPGTEPIIFEGRTEGNIVPARGPKVFGWDAIFEPLGTGQTYAEMPSDEKNKISHRYKALDKLRTYLQSLPSS
- a CDS encoding Autophagy-related protein 22 — encoded protein: MSLPTLPTEEVSHNDSGTADEKTQMERGSGSSELISNSMDNDGPMFVSSITKDEPIVTRKELWSYYLYYNGDNGVGPLGFSMTLFQSLAFSAGYDPARGPGSSCNADGSSGNCVLPWAGGTKSVSSIVLIANGICFAIMTMIFTTIGSAADYGTFGRWLLFVVTVICWASQYAEMSLTTPSSWPLAMALYMIGFISYGATLVFYAAIFPRLARNTSHTRTLLAKCDSGEITKEEYEVEESMEKNRISNISTAHSNIGYIATLCLNLTILLPLASNPKANNYTLVLVNSYWVITGIWWFIFQEPRPGPPLPKGERYITIGWKQLWAASKQYKQLPYTFIYLFAFFLLADGLNTTGTLVSICQNDKFSFSFLQNTYLGLAQAITSTMSTLGFWYFQRYFKVSTKKMFVVTNVVTIFIPFWGMLGIWTGKIGFHNAWEFWAYNVVFGLFQAPYYAFAQTMMAELTPPGFDNMFFGLFGLSNRASSMIGPNVIQAIIDKSGSNWMGFPFLFALCFAASLVIWFFIDVEKGRKDAIAWADGIRKKSDLVSSSFDVAHE